In Pseudobdellovibrio exovorus JSS, the genomic stretch AAAGACAAGCTGGGCCTCGTCAGCGAAGCGGACCGCGAGTCCGAGCGCATTATCCAGCACTACCTGCAACAGCACTGTCCCGATGTGGACTTCTTGGGTGAAGAAACCACATTCGCTGAAAACCTTCACCTGAGCCGTCAGCAGAAAGGGGCTCGCTGGATTTTAGATCCACTGGATGGCACCACAAACTACATCCATCAATTTCCAATTTTCTGTATCTCGTTGGCGCTAGAGGTGGACGGATTGATTGAACTGGGGATTGTGGATGTTCCGATGCTGGATCAAACCTTTGTGGCCGAGAGGGGAAAAGGCACATTCTGCAATGGAAAAAGAGTGTCTGTTTCCAAAACCGAAAAATTTTCTGAGGCCCTGTTAGCCACAGGTTTTTCCACTGAAATTCCCGAACTGATCGCCGATCAGATTCAGATTTTTTCCAGCATGGTGAAAGAGACGCGCGGAATCCGTCGTGCGGGTGCTGCGGCTTATGATATCGCGCTGGTTTCATCGGGAGTTTTTGATTTATTCTGGGAACGAAATTTAAAACCATGGGATACAGCGGCCGGACAGCTCTTAGTTGAAGAGGCGGGCGGCATTGTCAGAACGTTTACCGGACAGCCTTTTCATCCGTTTGAAAGCACAGTGGTGGCTGGTAACGCGTCCTTGGTCGAGCAGTTCCTAGAGAAAATTCAGAATTTGAAAATTTGACAGCGACTTAAGTCCTGTGTTGCGCTTTCTTCATCGCGCATTCGTCTTGCTGCAAAGGCAAGAAGGTAACGTCAATTCTAATACGAATAGTTCACTCCGCACAAGGAAGTGGGGTGTTATAACTGTCTCAGGACAAGGAGTTGCCTTATGACGTTTTTAACGAGCGCTATTATGTCTTCGAATCTGATTTCTATCTCTGAAGAAAAAAGTATTGCTGAAGCGGCATCGCTGATGAAAACTCACGACATTCGCCATTTGCCAGTGGTGGATTCTTACAATGAACTTTCAGGAATTATCTCGGTAACTGACATCGCCAAAGCGCGTGATACAGCAGAGTCGATCAAAGAGATTATGACTCCGCGAGTACGTGTCGTGAAGAAAAGTGCCAACATCAAAACGATCATTGATCAGATGTTGAAATTTAAAATTTCCTCTATGTTGGTGGCGCAAAATGAAGATGTCGTGGGGATTGTGACGACAGATGATTTGCTACAGTTGTTATTCGAATTGTTAGATGAAGAAGATGATTTAAAAAAATTAGAAACCGAAGGCTTTTTAGACGAGGGTTGGGACGATGATCCTAGCTACAATTATCCCTTAAGACCCGGTCATATAAACTAATTTTAACCGCAAAAAAGGCTCAGTCCGCAGGCTGGGCCTTTGTCGTATCTACGCCTAGACTGCGATCTTCGTCGAGTCCTGACGCCGACAAAAAATTAACAGGACTAGTCAACTTTACTGTCTGTTTTTTCCTAGACCATTCTGCCAGACCTCATTTTTTTGACATAGGACGCCCAAAAGTGGCTCCTCTAGACCTAAGTTTATATGGCACTACTGTTGCTGATATTGAAGAAGACGGAAGTGTCATTTTTAAAAGGTCGTTATCAAGGAGGATAATTTGGCTGAAGAAAAAGCAGCATCGACAGAATCAGCAGCCACAGAATCCGGCAATTCGTCGGGGTCGAAACCTTATCTACTTATTGGTCTAGTTGTCGTCAACATGTTGGTGGTGGTGCTCGTTGGTTTTATGGTTTGGAAAGGCCGTCAAATCGAAGAGGATAAAAGACCTATTATCATTGATCCCACTGATATCAATAAACCTGAAGAACAAGTGAAGCCGGATGACATCGGTAAAGTGATTCCGTTGGAAACTTTCATTGTTAATTTAGCCGGAACTAAAGGCCGCCGTGTTTTAAAAGTGAATATGGAGCTAGAGGTAAGAGGCCAAGAAGTTATCCAAGAGATCGATAATCGCAAAGCGCAAATCCGCGATTTTATTATTATTATTCTTTCTAGCAAAAGTTACGAAGAAGTTTCATCTGCAGAAGGCAAAGACGCTTTAAGAAGTGAAATTAAAGACAATATCAATTCCTTTTTAAGTAAAGGAAAAATCGTAAACGTTTACTTCACAGAGTTGCTTTATAACTAGTAGGAGGCTCGCTTGAATCAGATTTTATCACAAAGCGAAGTTGATGCTCTTTTGGCTGCGGTCACTGATGGTGATGTTCCGGCGGCGGGCTCAGGTGATGGCGGTGGCGGTGGCGGCATTAAAGGTGTTGCGGGCATCC encodes the following:
- a CDS encoding HPP family protein; this encodes MTFLTSAIMSSNLISISEEKSIAEAASLMKTHDIRHLPVVDSYNELSGIISVTDIAKARDTAESIKEIMTPRVRVVKKSANIKTIIDQMLKFKISSMLVAQNEDVVGIVTTDDLLQLLFELLDEEDDLKKLETEGFLDEGWDDDPSYNYPLRPGHIN
- a CDS encoding flagellar basal body-associated FliL family protein, translated to MAEEKAASTESAATESGNSSGSKPYLLIGLVVVNMLVVVLVGFMVWKGRQIEEDKRPIIIDPTDINKPEEQVKPDDIGKVIPLETFIVNLAGTKGRRVLKVNMELEVRGQEVIQEIDNRKAQIRDFIIIILSSKSYEEVSSAEGKDALRSEIKDNINSFLSKGKIVNVYFTELLYN
- a CDS encoding inositol monophosphatase family protein translates to MKKSRYEAAIEAVKLGRACLLGYFGKIHNIESKDKLGLVSEADRESERIIQHYLQQHCPDVDFLGEETTFAENLHLSRQQKGARWILDPLDGTTNYIHQFPIFCISLALEVDGLIELGIVDVPMLDQTFVAERGKGTFCNGKRVSVSKTEKFSEALLATGFSTEIPELIADQIQIFSSMVKETRGIRRAGAAAYDIALVSSGVFDLFWERNLKPWDTAAGQLLVEEAGGIVRTFTGQPFHPFESTVVAGNASLVEQFLEKIQNLKI